A genomic region of Enterococcus sp. 12C11_DIV0727 contains the following coding sequences:
- a CDS encoding ReoY family proteolytic degradation factor yields MFVNVADKKDFLVWLVNNISFSQREVLWILNYLINHEAILNNVHFIEQADKAVRGLKVTSKEIDDEPIRLFLSGKEFTDTDQIFHEIRMNWKEALYVECIFDGSWQNSQYLSILEDNPYARWNEQVSEEVIESINEFFAHEEKQAKIDLLYRQIDLALEDKNHEAFLELTDELNRLKK; encoded by the coding sequence ATGTTTGTCAATGTCGCAGATAAAAAGGATTTTTTAGTTTGGTTAGTCAATAATATTTCATTTAGCCAAAGAGAAGTATTATGGATTTTAAACTATTTAATCAATCACGAAGCCATTTTAAATAATGTGCATTTTATTGAACAAGCGGATAAAGCTGTTCGTGGACTAAAAGTCACGTCAAAAGAAATCGATGATGAACCCATTCGCTTATTTCTTTCAGGGAAAGAATTTACGGATACTGATCAGATTTTCCATGAAATTCGGATGAATTGGAAAGAAGCACTTTATGTTGAATGTATCTTTGATGGGTCTTGGCAAAATAGCCAGTATTTGTCTATTTTAGAGGATAATCCTTATGCCCGCTGGAATGAACAGGTGAGTGAAGAAGTAATTGAAAGTATTAATGAGTTTTTCGCTCATGAGGAAAAACAAGCGAAAATCGATTTACTCTATCGCCAAATCGATTTAGCTTTAGAAGATAAAAACCACGAAGCGTTTTTAGAGTTAACAGATGAATTAAACCGTTTGAAAAAATAA
- a CDS encoding tetratricopeptide repeat protein → MTTYSEKMLQALHEEELAQAQLMLAEAIRKDDDDTLADLGEELLSLGFLEEAKLVFDHLVTIFPEADGLNLPLAEIAIENDLIDDAFVYLEKVGKDSDSYVQSLLVTADLYQVIGIPEVSEAKLKEAQRLMPDEPLILFALGELYFSNGQFQEAATAYQELLEGQVAEISNVSINERLGSTHSMSGDFEGAIPFLEKALGEGQTDDRLFQLAFTYLQLHENQKAIALLQQLRALNPHYQSLYLSLGEALQEEEQLEEARTVLAEGIKENPFQVDLYQLASENAYRLHDTEKAEALLKEALELGEKTDETRLTLSNLYLNEHRFDEVIDVVQQMEEQGHPYGEWNLAHAYNELEEFDLAKVHYEQAYQELSHEPEFLKEYAVFLREEGQLEQAKELLQHYLHHEPGDNEAQSLLDDIEER, encoded by the coding sequence ATGACAACATATAGTGAGAAAATGCTACAAGCATTACATGAAGAAGAGTTGGCTCAAGCGCAGTTGATGTTGGCAGAAGCTATTAGAAAAGATGATGATGATACGCTTGCGGATTTAGGGGAAGAATTATTGTCACTTGGATTTTTGGAAGAAGCAAAACTAGTTTTTGACCATTTAGTAACGATTTTTCCAGAGGCTGATGGCTTGAATCTTCCATTAGCTGAAATTGCGATTGAAAATGATTTGATCGATGATGCATTTGTCTATCTAGAAAAGGTAGGCAAAGATAGTGATAGCTATGTTCAAAGTTTATTAGTAACAGCTGATTTGTATCAGGTCATCGGAATTCCAGAAGTCAGTGAAGCAAAATTAAAAGAGGCACAACGATTGATGCCGGACGAACCATTGATTTTATTTGCTTTAGGTGAGTTGTATTTTTCTAATGGTCAGTTTCAAGAGGCCGCTACAGCTTACCAAGAGCTACTTGAAGGGCAAGTTGCCGAAATTTCTAATGTCTCGATCAATGAACGTTTAGGTAGTACTCATAGCATGTCAGGCGATTTTGAAGGAGCGATCCCATTTTTAGAAAAGGCATTGGGAGAAGGTCAGACAGATGATCGTTTATTCCAATTAGCGTTCACTTACTTGCAACTCCATGAAAATCAAAAAGCAATTGCTTTACTGCAACAATTAAGAGCGTTGAATCCACATTATCAGTCGCTGTATTTATCTTTGGGTGAAGCGTTACAAGAAGAAGAACAACTTGAAGAAGCTCGTACTGTTCTAGCTGAAGGGATCAAAGAAAATCCATTCCAAGTGGATTTATATCAATTAGCCTCTGAAAATGCCTATCGATTGCATGATACAGAAAAGGCTGAAGCGTTATTGAAAGAAGCGTTGGAACTTGGCGAAAAAACGGATGAAACAAGACTTACGCTAAGTAATCTATATTTAAATGAACATAGATTTGATGAAGTGATCGATGTCGTTCAACAAATGGAAGAACAAGGGCATCCGTATGGCGAATGGAACTTGGCACATGCTTATAATGAATTGGAAGAGTTTGATTTAGCAAAAGTACATTATGAGCAAGCGTACCAAGAACTTTCCCATGAGCCTGAATTTTTAAAAGAGTATGCTGTATTTCTACGTGAGGAAGGTCAACTAGAGCAAGCAAAAGAGCTATTGCAACATTATCTTCACCACGAACCTGGGGATAACGAAGCGCAATCCCTGTTAGATGATATTGAAGAGAGATAG
- a CDS encoding HU family DNA-binding protein: MANKAELIENVASSTGLTKKDATAAVDAVFSTIQESLAKGEKVQLIGFGNFEVRERAARKGRNPQTGKEIQIAASKVPAFKPGKALKDAVK; this comes from the coding sequence ATGGCAAATAAAGCAGAATTAATCGAAAACGTTGCATCTTCAACTGGTTTAACTAAAAAAGACGCAACTGCAGCAGTGGATGCTGTATTTTCAACAATCCAAGAATCTCTTGCTAAAGGTGAAAAAGTTCAATTAATCGGTTTTGGTAACTTTGAAGTACGCGAACGTGCGGCTCGTAAAGGACGTAACCCACAAACTGGTAAAGAAATTCAAATCGCTGCAAGTAAAGTACCTGCGTTCAAACCAGGTAAAGCGTTGAAAGATGCTGTTAAATAA